The Terriglobus roseus region CCTGGCGATCTGGTGCAGCGCTGTGGTGAGCACCATGGATAACTTTCTCTATCCGGTGTTTGTGGGGAAGAAGACGGATCTGCATACGGGCGTAGTGTTTGTCGCCATCTTTGGCGGCTTGGCTTTCTTTGGCATCAGTGGGTTCATCCTGGGGCCGGTTCTGGTGGCGTCGGCGATTCTGCTGTTGCAGATATGGAAGCAGCGGCTGGCGGAAGCAGGCGTGCACTAATCCCGATACGATAAAGAGATGGGCAAAGGCCTGATTTTGGGGATTGAAAGCTCCTGCGACGAGACTGCGGCGGCAGTGGTGCGTGCGGGAAGCGACGTGCTCTCGAACGTGGTGGCGACGCAGATGCAGATGCACGCGCTGTATGGCGGCGTGGTGCCGGAGCTGGCCAGCCGCGAACATCTGCGGAACATTGTGCCGGTAGTGCGGGAGTCGCTTCGGCAGGCGGGCATTGAAGCGAAGGACGTGGATGCCGTTGCGGTGACGGCAGGGCCGGGGCTGGCTGGGGCGCTGCTGGTGGGGATTTCGTATGCCAAGGCGTATGCATATGCGCTGGGAAAGCCGCTGATTGCGGTGAATCATCTGGAAGGGCATATCCACGCCGTGTTGATGGAGCAAGGCGGCGAGTCAGCCGAGTCTACGCTGGCGCTGGTTGTGAGCGGTGGGCATACGCATCTCTATCTGGCTGCGCTTGAGGATGGCGTTTGGCGCTATCGGAATGTGGGTCGCACTGTGGATGATGCAGCCGGCGAGGCCTATGACAAGGTGGCAAAGCTGCTGGGGCTGGGATATCCGGGTGGGCCGTGGATTGATCGGCTGAGCGCATTTGGGAATCCGAAGGCGGTGCCGTTCCGGTTTGTAGAGATCAATCGCGGGACGGCGGAGCAGCCGTCGTTTGATTTTTCGTTCAGCGGGATCAAGACGGCGGTGCTGCGGTACATCGAAACGCATGGCATGAAGGCGGCGATTGAGGAACGGCGGGCTACGTTAGAGAAGATTGATTCGCCCACGCTGGACGATGTTCGTGCGCTTTGCAATGCGGAGACGCTGGACCTGATCGCGAGTTTTCAGGCTGCGGTGGTGGGAAACCTGATCCGGCAGACGATGGCGGCGGCACAGCATTTTGGTGCGAAACGGATTGTGGTGAGCGGCGGCGTGGCCGCGAACAAGGAGTTGCGTACGCGGTTTGAAACGGAAGCTGGAAAGCGCGCGTTGACTGCCCGATTTCCGGCTGCGGCCATGTCGACAGATAACGCGGCGATGATTGCAGCGGCGGCGTGGCCGAAGTTCGCGCAGGGTGAGTTTGCGGGACCGGCTTTGAATGCCACGCCACAGCTTCGCCTCGGATAAGATTAAGAACGACGGAATGCGGCGGCGGGGCGGTGGCCCGGGCGCGCTCGCAAGTCCCGGAAGGCACGCGAATCCGCCGGATGCCCATCGAACTCTTTAATACTCTTGGCAGCCGCGTGGAGCCGCTGACTGCGTCGCGGGACAACACGCTGCGCATGTACTGCTGCGGCCCCACCGTGTATGACTACGGCCACATTGGCAACTTCCGCACATTTCTGCATGTGGATGTGCTGCGGCGCGCTGCGCGGCTGAATGGTCTGTCGCTGAAGCACGTGATGAACATCACGGATGTGGATGACAAGATCATCCGCAATGCTGGCGCTGCGGGCATGTCCATTGGCGACTACACGGCGAAGTACGAGAAGGCTTTCTTTGAGGACATGGATGCGCTGGGCGTGGAGCGTCCGGAGATTGTGGCGCATGCGACGGAGAGCATTCCGGAGATGGTCGCGCTGGTGGAGCAGCTTGCCAGTGAAGACATTGCGTACAAGACTGAGGATGGCTCGTGGTACTTCCGCATTGCGAAGTTTCCGGATTACGGCAAGCTGAGCGGCAAGGACCTTGAGGGTATTGAAGACGGCGCGCGCGTGGACGTGGACGAGTACGAGAAGGATGCCGCGCGCGACTTTGCCCTGTGGAAGGCGACGAAGCCCGGTGAGGCGTCGTGGCAGACGGAGATTGGCGAAGGGCGTCCGGGATGGCACATTGAGTGCTCGGCGATGGCTCTGAAGCACCTGGGTACGAATTTTGACGTGCACGCCGGTGGCGAGGATCTGACGTTCCCGCACCACGAGAATGAAATTGCGCAGAGTGAGTGCGCGACCCATCAGCCGTTTGCGCGGCACTGGTTCCATGTGCGTTTTCTGCTCGTTGAGGGCAAGAAGATGTCCAAGAGCGAGGGCAACTTCTTCACGCTGCGCGACCTATTGCTGAAGGGATATCGTGCGTCAGCGATTCGTTTTCTGCTGATCAGCGTTCCATATCGCAACCAGATGAATTTCACGTTTGAAGGTCTGACGGAGAGCGCGAATGCGATTGAGCGTCTGCGAACATTTGTGCGACGGCTGGATGCAGCGGTGAAGAATCCCGCACTGCCTGAGTCTGCGAACGAAGAGTTGTTGGCGCTGACTGTGTCGAAGCGTGACGCGTATCTTGCGGCCCTGCAGAACGATCTGAATACCGCCGAGGCGCGCGCTGCTGTGTTTGACATGGTGCGTGCGGCGAACATCACGCTGGATAACGGTACGTTTGGCCGTGGCAACGTGGATGCCGTGCAGAAGCTGCTGAACGACTTTGACGCGGTGTTCGACGTGTTAACGGATCGTGACGCAGCCGTGAGCAAGGCGGCTGTGGCGTGGGCGCAGACAGAGGGGCGCACGGATGTTGCGCCGGAGCTGCTGCAGGCCCAGAGCATTACGGACGAGGAAATTGAAGCGTTGATTGCAGAGCGTACCGACGCACGTAAGCGGCGGAATTTCGCTCGTGGAGACGCCATCCGAAACGAGCTGCTTGAAAAAGGCATCGTAATTGAGGACGGCAAAGACGGCGTCACGTGGAAACGCAAATAGTGTCGTGAAGCGGCGGGGGTAGCCAAAAGAGATACCCCCAATGCGATTTGCTATTCGGCATTCACAAATCACCAACCTATACTCGCGGAAGCGAGCAATCTATTTCGCAGAGGAGTACCGGATTTTATGGCCACCACCACTATCAGCGTTGACGAGTTTCAGGCGCTTGAACAGCGCGTTCTTCGCACCGTGGAGCTGATCCGGAGTGAGCGCGAGGCACGCGCCACTGCTGAGGCCGAGGTTGCTGCGCTGAAGGAATTGCTGGACACGGCTTCTGCGGAGAATTCGCAGCTTACCGCTGAGCTTTCTTCGTTGAAGAGCGAGCGCGAGCAGGTGAAGGGTCGCGTTGACGCGATGCTGAAGCAGCTCGACGAACTGGTGTAACCGAAGAAAAGAAGAGAAGGCATGCAGAATTCCGTCCCCCAGTCCGTAACGGTTGCCATCTACGACCAGAACTACCATCTGCGCGGCGTCGACCCGCAGCATATTGAAATGCTGTCGCAGCTTGTGGATAGCAAGATGCGTGCGGTGTCGTCGCAGGGCGCTACTGTTGACTCGTTGCGTGTGGCGGTGCTGGCAGCACTGAACATTGCCGATGAGTTGATGGAGCTGCGCGAACGTCATCGTGAGTTGTTGGATTCGCTGGATCATGCAGAGACGGCAAACCGGCATCGTGCGCATTCGCTGGCATCCATGCTGGATGAAGCTTTGCGCGATGAGTATCGCGTGGCCGTCTAAAACGATTCAAGTTTCATTTTGTGAGAGGGCGTGGCTTCGGCTGCGCCCTTCTCTTTTGCGGTTTGTTGCAAACGCTTCCAACCACGCGATACCATGCCGCCGTTGCGCTTCTGCCGGATCGCGGAGGCGCGAAAGGATTGGGATGAAACGTCTGCTTGCCCTGTTGTTGCTGTGCTCTTCTGCTGCGGCGGTCGCGCAGGATCGCATTCTGATTTACACGCGCAGTTACACGGCGGATGGCAAGGGATATATCCATGGGAACCGTGCCAGCAGCGTGGTGGCGTTGGAGAAGATTGCGGCAG contains the following coding sequences:
- a CDS encoding cell division protein ZapA: MQNSVPQSVTVAIYDQNYHLRGVDPQHIEMLSQLVDSKMRAVSSQGATVDSLRVAVLAALNIADELMELRERHRELLDSLDHAETANRHRAHSLASMLDEALRDEYRVAV
- the cysS gene encoding cysteine--tRNA ligase encodes the protein MPIELFNTLGSRVEPLTASRDNTLRMYCCGPTVYDYGHIGNFRTFLHVDVLRRAARLNGLSLKHVMNITDVDDKIIRNAGAAGMSIGDYTAKYEKAFFEDMDALGVERPEIVAHATESIPEMVALVEQLASEDIAYKTEDGSWYFRIAKFPDYGKLSGKDLEGIEDGARVDVDEYEKDAARDFALWKATKPGEASWQTEIGEGRPGWHIECSAMALKHLGTNFDVHAGGEDLTFPHHENEIAQSECATHQPFARHWFHVRFLLVEGKKMSKSEGNFFTLRDLLLKGYRASAIRFLLISVPYRNQMNFTFEGLTESANAIERLRTFVRRLDAAVKNPALPESANEELLALTVSKRDAYLAALQNDLNTAEARAAVFDMVRAANITLDNGTFGRGNVDAVQKLLNDFDAVFDVLTDRDAAVSKAAVAWAQTEGRTDVAPELLQAQSITDEEIEALIAERTDARKRRNFARGDAIRNELLEKGIVIEDGKDGVTWKRK
- the tsaD gene encoding tRNA (adenosine(37)-N6)-threonylcarbamoyltransferase complex transferase subunit TsaD yields the protein MGKGLILGIESSCDETAAAVVRAGSDVLSNVVATQMQMHALYGGVVPELASREHLRNIVPVVRESLRQAGIEAKDVDAVAVTAGPGLAGALLVGISYAKAYAYALGKPLIAVNHLEGHIHAVLMEQGGESAESTLALVVSGGHTHLYLAALEDGVWRYRNVGRTVDDAAGEAYDKVAKLLGLGYPGGPWIDRLSAFGNPKAVPFRFVEINRGTAEQPSFDFSFSGIKTAVLRYIETHGMKAAIEERRATLEKIDSPTLDDVRALCNAETLDLIASFQAAVVGNLIRQTMAAAQHFGAKRIVVSGGVAANKELRTRFETEAGKRALTARFPAAAMSTDNAAMIAAAAWPKFAQGEFAGPALNATPQLRLG